One Sphaeramia orbicularis chromosome 21, fSphaOr1.1, whole genome shotgun sequence DNA window includes the following coding sequences:
- the LOC115411934 gene encoding uncharacterized protein LOC115411934 isoform X1 — translation MENLSWYFWTSSLMCCIFWISSAEERNTLSTVVGSTVTLRCRNESLDTLTQVIWKRNGKALFSVEMQSPVYQFPEASSLKINMSVSKNELYPLITERVQKEHEGNYTCETTLPSEIYRAKWELIIITENEDAKNLWTVVPVVICICNLLVFDISWTILQLYKRLTGNNTESPTAETQTEVIYEPCLDMDDILQNAHDWPLISVCRESTSWKTGYEDNDSGFLHL, via the exons ATGGAGAATCTTTCTTGGTATTTCTGGACCTCATCTCTGATGTGTTGCATATTCTGGATTTCATCAGCTGAAG AAAGAAACACACTCTCTACGGTCGTAGGCAGCACAGTCACACTGCGGTGTCGCAATGAGTCTCTTGACACACTTACACAAGTAATATGGAAAAGGAATGGGAAGGCCTTGTTCAGCGTTGAAATGCAGAGTCCTGTCTACCAGTTTCCAGAAGCTTCAAGCCTGAAAATAAATATGTCTGTGTCCAAAAATGAACTATATCCACTGATCACTGAGAGGGTCCAAAAGGAACATGAAGGAAACTACACCTGTGAGACCACTTTGCCTTCAGAAATCTACAGAGCGAAGTGGGAGCTGATAATTATTACAG AAAATGAAGATGCCAAAAACTTGTGGACAGTGGtacctgttgtcatttgtatTTGTAACCTCTTGGTTTTTGACATTTCCTGGACCATTCTGCAATTGTACAAGAGGCTCACAGG AAATAACACTGAATCTCCCACTGCAGAAACg CAAACAGAAGTGATTTATGAACCCTGTCTGGACATGGATGATATTCTGCAAAATGCCCATGACTGGCCTTTAATCAGTGTGTGTAG
- the LOC115411926 gene encoding gap junction alpha-8 protein-like: MGDWSFLGNILEEVNEHSTVIGRVWLTVLFIFRILILGTAAEFVWGDEQSDYVCNTQQPGCENVCYDEAFPISHIRLWVLQIIFVSTPSLVYVGHAVHHVHMEEKRKEREEAELSRQQELSEERLPLAPDQGSVRTTKETSTKGSKKFRLEGTLLRTYICHIIFKTLFEVGFVVGQYFLYGFRILPLYKCSRWPCPNTVDCFVSRPTEKTVFIIFMLAVACVSLFLNFVEISHLGLKKIRFVFRKPAPAPAQGEGSAPLPPQGKSLPPLAVPSLPRAKGYRLLEEEKAPPVTHLYPLAEVGMEAGRGAPPFQALEEKAEEVLPMEDISKVYDETLPSYAQTTETAGVTLHEEEPEVVQPAEVEAEKVEEVVDEDVEVEEAVNGEGVTPAEAGTEATDTIEDTRPLSRLSKASSRARSDDLTV, encoded by the coding sequence ATGGGTGACTGGAGCTTTCTGGGTAATATTTTAGAGGAAGTTAACGAGCACTCTACGGTGATCGGCCGGGTGTGGCTCACGGTGCTCTTCATCTTCCGTATCCTCATCCTGGGCACTGCTGCGGAGTTTGTGTGGGGTGATGAGCAGTCAGACTACGTCTGCAACACGCAGCAGCCTGGATGTGAGAATGTGTGCTACGACGAGGCCTTCCCTATCTCCCACATCCGACTGTGGGTGCTGCAGATCATCTTTGTGTCCACGCCATCGCTGGTGTACGTGGGCCATGCTGTGCACCACGTCCACATGGAGGAGAAACGCAAGGAACGTGAGGAGGCAGAACTTAGTCGGCAGCAGGAGCTGAGTGAGGAACGTCTCCCTCTGGCACCCGACCAGGGAAGTGTCCGCACCACTAAGGAGACCAGCACGAAAGGAAGCAAGAAGTTCAGGCTGGAGGGCACCCTGCTGAGGACCTACATCTGCCACATCATCTTCAAGACACTGTTCGAGGTGGGCTTCGTGGTGGGCCAGTACTTCCTTTATGGCTTCCGCATCCTGCCGCTGTACAAATGCAGCCGCTGGCCCTGCCCCAACACGGTGGACTGCTTTGTGTCCCGGCCCACGGAGAAGACGGTCTTCATTATCTTCATGCTGGCTGTGGCCTGCGTCTCTCTCTTCCTCAACTTTGTGGAGATCAGTCATTTGGGCCTGAAGAAGATTCGCTTTGTGTTTCGCAAGCCAGCTCCGGCCCCTGCCCAAGGTGAGGGGTCGGCCCCGTTGCCACCCCAAGGCAAGAGCCTACCCCCCTTGGCTGTGCCTTCCCTGCCGAGAGCAAAAGGTTACAGGCTGCTGGAGGAGGAGAAAGCTCCTCCAGTGACACACCTCTACCCACTGGCTGAGGTGGGCATGGAGGCTGGCAGAGGAGCCCCACCCTTCCAGGCGCTCGAGGAGAAGGCAGAGGAGGTGCTACCCATGGAGGACATCTCTAAGGTGTACGATGAGACTCTTCCCTCCTACGCCCAGACCACTGAGACAGCAGGGGTGACATTACATGAGGAAGAGCCTGAGGTGGTGCAGCCGGCAGAGGTGGAAGCAGAGAAAGTGGAGGAGGTTGTTGATGAGGATGTGGAGGTGGAAGAGGCAGTGAATGGGGAGGGGGTAACCCCAGCCGAGGCAGGGACGGAGGCTACGGATACGATAGAAGACACCAGACCATTGAGCCGACTGAGCAAAGCCAGTAGCAGGGCCAGGTCAGACGATCTCACTGTATGA